In Anopheles gambiae chromosome 2, idAnoGambNW_F1_1, whole genome shotgun sequence, a single window of DNA contains:
- the LOC1275900 gene encoding uncharacterized protein LOC1275900 isoform X6 — protein sequence MKHSVLITLAILMQLASLAICQRVAPGVNPNHYQQQQQYQPPPPQYQQQAPQHQQPQYHQQPPQQQQQPQYQQQQFQQQQQHQQPHGEHGQQQVLHTGNLQQEKQHIAEHMEVPIDTSKMSEQELQFHYFKMHDSDNNNKLDGCELIKSLIHWHEIDIGFYGRTLQPDKQKYS from the exons ATGAAGCATAGCGTGTTGATAACCTTGGCCATATTGATGCAGCTTGCATCGTTGGCTATTTGTCAACGTGTAGCACCAGGAGTTAATCCAAACCATTAT caacaacaacaacaatatcaGCCGCCCCCTCCGCAGTATCAGCAACAAGCTCCCCAACATCAGCAGCCGCAATATCACCAACAGCCGccccaacaacagcagcaaccccagtatcaacaacagcaatttcaacaacagcagcaacatcagcagcccCATGGCGAACATGGGCAACAGCAAGTGCTGCATACTGGAAATTTACAACAGGAGAAACA GCACATTGCTGAACATATGGAAGTACCAATCGATACGAGCAAAATGAGCGAACAAGAACTACAATTTCATTACTTCAAAATGCACGATTCGGACAATAACAACAAGTTGGATGGTTGTGAACTCATAAAATCACTCATTCATTGGCACG AGATCGATATTGGATTCTACGGTCGTACCTTACAGCCGGATAAACAA
- the LOC1275900 gene encoding uncharacterized protein LOC1275900 isoform X7 — protein sequence MKHSVLITLAILMQLASLAICQRVAPGVNPNHYQQQQQYQPPPPQYQQQAPQHQQPQYHQQPPQQQQQPQYQQQQFQQQQQHQQPHGEHGQQQVLHTGNLQQEKQHIAEHMEVPIDTSKMSEQELQFHYFKMHDSDNNNKLDGCELIKSLIHWHDRYWILRSYLTAG from the exons ATGAAGCATAGCGTGTTGATAACCTTGGCCATATTGATGCAGCTTGCATCGTTGGCTATTTGTCAACGTGTAGCACCAGGAGTTAATCCAAACCATTAT caacaacaacaacaatatcaGCCGCCCCCTCCGCAGTATCAGCAACAAGCTCCCCAACATCAGCAGCCGCAATATCACCAACAGCCGccccaacaacagcagcaaccccagtatcaacaacagcaatttcaacaacagcagcaacatcagcagcccCATGGCGAACATGGGCAACAGCAAGTGCTGCATACTGGAAATTTACAACAGGAGAAACA GCACATTGCTGAACATATGGAAGTACCAATCGATACGAGCAAAATGAGCGAACAAGAACTACAATTTCATTACTTCAAAATGCACGATTCGGACAATAACAACAAGTTGGATGGTTGTGAACTCATAAAATCACTCATTCATTGGCACG ATCGATATTGGATTCTACGGTCGTACCTTACAGCCGGATAA
- the LOC1275900 gene encoding uncharacterized protein LOC1275900 isoform X1 produces the protein MKHSVLITLAILMQLASLAICQRVAPGVNPNHYQQQQQYQPPPPQYQQQAPQHQQPQYHQQPPQQQQQPQYQQQQFQQQQQHQQPHGEHGQQQVLHTGNLQQEKQHIAEHMEVPIDTSKMSEQELQFHYFKMHDSDNNNKLDGCELIKSLIHWHDNKDEHIGEMPSEGAPENHNDAQPYDDATLQSLVDPIMDMMDKDHDGFITYTEYRQHENAQNS, from the exons ATGAAGCATAGCGTGTTGATAACCTTGGCCATATTGATGCAGCTTGCATCGTTGGCTATTTGTCAACGTGTAGCACCAGGAGTTAATCCAAACCATTAT caacaacaacaacaatatcaGCCGCCCCCTCCGCAGTATCAGCAACAAGCTCCCCAACATCAGCAGCCGCAATATCACCAACAGCCGccccaacaacagcagcaaccccagtatcaacaacagcaatttcaacaacagcagcaacatcagcagcccCATGGCGAACATGGGCAACAGCAAGTGCTGCATACTGGAAATTTACAACAGGAGAAACA GCACATTGCTGAACATATGGAAGTACCAATCGATACGAGCAAAATGAGCGAACAAGAACTACAATTTCATTACTTCAAAATGCACGATTCGGACAATAACAACAAGTTGGATGGTTGTGAACTCATAAAATCACTCATTCATTGGCACG ACAATAAAGATGAACACATCGGCGAAATGCCTTCAGAAGGAGCGCCCGAAAATCACAATGATGCACAACCATACGACGACGCTACACTACAATCCTTGGTTGATCCAATAATGGATATGATGGACAAAGATCATGATGGATTTATAACGTATACTGAATATCGACAGCACGAAAATGCACAAAATTCTTAA
- the LOC1275900 gene encoding multiple coagulation factor deficiency protein 2 homolog isoform X4 produces MKHSVLITLAILMQLASLAICQRVAPGVNPNHYQQQQQYQPPPPQYQQQAPQHQQPQYHQQPPQQQQQPQYQQQQFQQQQQHQQPHGEHGQQQVLHTGNLQQEKQHIAEHMEVPIDTSKMSEQELQFHYFKMHDSDNNNKLDGCELIKSLIHWHEKDNGEGEHDHEPVAYTDEQLSGIVDAVMKNMDRNNDGVVDWPEYVLSSSRR; encoded by the exons ATGAAGCATAGCGTGTTGATAACCTTGGCCATATTGATGCAGCTTGCATCGTTGGCTATTTGTCAACGTGTAGCACCAGGAGTTAATCCAAACCATTAT caacaacaacaacaatatcaGCCGCCCCCTCCGCAGTATCAGCAACAAGCTCCCCAACATCAGCAGCCGCAATATCACCAACAGCCGccccaacaacagcagcaaccccagtatcaacaacagcaatttcaacaacagcagcaacatcagcagcccCATGGCGAACATGGGCAACAGCAAGTGCTGCATACTGGAAATTTACAACAGGAGAAACA GCACATTGCTGAACATATGGAAGTACCAATCGATACGAGCAAAATGAGCGAACAAGAACTACAATTTCATTACTTCAAAATGCACGATTCGGACAATAACAACAAGTTGGATGGTTGTGAACTCATAAAATCACTCATTCATTGGCACG AGAAAGACAACGGCGAAGGCGAACATGATCACGAACCGGTTGCGTACACCGATGAGCAACTGTCAGGAATTGTAGACGCagtaatgaaaaatatggATCGTAAcaatgatggtgttgttgactgGCCGGAGTATGTACTGTCCTCAAGCCGGCGTTAA
- the LOC1275900 gene encoding uncharacterized protein LOC1275900 isoform X2, whose product MKHSVLITLAILMQLASLAICQRVAPGVNPNHYQQQQQYQPPPPQYQQQAPQHQQPQYHQQPPQQQQQPQYQQQQFQQQQQHQQPHGEHGQQQVLHTGNLQQEKQHIAEHMEVPIDTSKMSEQELQFHYFKMHDSDNNNKLDGCELIKSLIHWHAEDKTGHHEEQAPRPEYTDEQLEDIVDSVLRMMDVNTDGFIDYTEYRMSGVEENRRDDFPEGR is encoded by the exons ATGAAGCATAGCGTGTTGATAACCTTGGCCATATTGATGCAGCTTGCATCGTTGGCTATTTGTCAACGTGTAGCACCAGGAGTTAATCCAAACCATTAT caacaacaacaacaatatcaGCCGCCCCCTCCGCAGTATCAGCAACAAGCTCCCCAACATCAGCAGCCGCAATATCACCAACAGCCGccccaacaacagcagcaaccccagtatcaacaacagcaatttcaacaacagcagcaacatcagcagcccCATGGCGAACATGGGCAACAGCAAGTGCTGCATACTGGAAATTTACAACAGGAGAAACA GCACATTGCTGAACATATGGAAGTACCAATCGATACGAGCAAAATGAGCGAACAAGAACTACAATTTCATTACTTCAAAATGCACGATTCGGACAATAACAACAAGTTGGATGGTTGTGAACTCATAAAATCACTCATTCATTGGCACG CTGAGGATAAAACAGGACACCATGAAGAACAAGCGCCTAGGCCAGAGTATACAGACGAACAGTTGGAAGATATCGTCGATTCGGTACTGCGGATGATGGATGTGAATACTGACGGTTTCATAGATTACACTGAATATCGAATGTCGGGTGTAGAAGAAAATAGACGCGATGATTTTCCTGAAGGACGATAA
- the LOC1275900 gene encoding putative mediator of RNA polymerase II transcription subunit 26 isoform X3, with the protein MKHSVLITLAILMQLASLAICQRVAPGVNPNHYQQQQQYQPPPPQYQQQAPQHQQPQYHQQPPQQQQQPQYQQQQFQQQQQHQQPHGEHGQQQVLHTGNLQQEKQHIAEHMEVPIDTSKMSEQELQFHYFKMHDSDNNNKLDGCELIKSLIHWHEQGKAQENSGHPQHEEKIFSNDELSALIDPILNSDDHNQDGFIDYPEFVRAQHKAAQQQQDQQQQQPHP; encoded by the exons ATGAAGCATAGCGTGTTGATAACCTTGGCCATATTGATGCAGCTTGCATCGTTGGCTATTTGTCAACGTGTAGCACCAGGAGTTAATCCAAACCATTAT caacaacaacaacaatatcaGCCGCCCCCTCCGCAGTATCAGCAACAAGCTCCCCAACATCAGCAGCCGCAATATCACCAACAGCCGccccaacaacagcagcaaccccagtatcaacaacagcaatttcaacaacagcagcaacatcagcagcccCATGGCGAACATGGGCAACAGCAAGTGCTGCATACTGGAAATTTACAACAGGAGAAACA GCACATTGCTGAACATATGGAAGTACCAATCGATACGAGCAAAATGAGCGAACAAGAACTACAATTTCATTACTTCAAAATGCACGATTCGGACAATAACAACAAGTTGGATGGTTGTGAACTCATAAAATCACTCATTCATTGGCACG AGCAAGGCAAGGCACAAGAAAACAGTGGGCATCCGCAGCACGAAGAAAAAATTTTCTCAAACGATGAACTCTCCGCGCTGATAGATCCCATTCTTAACTCAGACGACCATAATCAAGATGGTTTCATCGACTATCCGGAGTTTGTTCGAGCTCAGCACaaagcagcacagcagcaacaagaccagcaacaacagcaaccacacccttag
- the LOC1275900 gene encoding uncharacterized protein LOC1275900 isoform X5, which translates to MKHSVLITLAILMQLASLAICQRVAPGVNPNHYQQQQQYQPPPPQYQQQAPQHQQPQYHQQPPQQQQQPQYQQQQFQQQQQHQQPHGEHGQQQVLHTGNLQQEKQHIAEHMEVPIDTSKMSEQELQFHYFKMHDSDNNNKLDGCELIKSLIHWHAKYAHGIWLFNFIIALSFLCTHSLS; encoded by the exons ATGAAGCATAGCGTGTTGATAACCTTGGCCATATTGATGCAGCTTGCATCGTTGGCTATTTGTCAACGTGTAGCACCAGGAGTTAATCCAAACCATTAT caacaacaacaacaatatcaGCCGCCCCCTCCGCAGTATCAGCAACAAGCTCCCCAACATCAGCAGCCGCAATATCACCAACAGCCGccccaacaacagcagcaaccccagtatcaacaacagcaatttcaacaacagcagcaacatcagcagcccCATGGCGAACATGGGCAACAGCAAGTGCTGCATACTGGAAATTTACAACAGGAGAAACA GCACATTGCTGAACATATGGAAGTACCAATCGATACGAGCAAAATGAGCGAACAAGAACTACAATTTCATTACTTCAAAATGCACGATTCGGACAATAACAACAAGTTGGATGGTTGTGAACTCATAAAATCACTCATTCATTGGCACG CAAAATATGCACACGGTATTTGGCTATTCAATTTTATCATTGCTTTGAGTTTTCTATGTACGCATTCATTAAGTTAA
- the LOC1275899 gene encoding sodium-independent sulfate anion transporter has translation MQDMSKEADSQVQTEMPQVSRLVVNQNDERFISYDYRESPPREMVQWLRRRARILFNYSMVKKCLPVLSWLPKYQCSYVMYDLIAGITVALTAIPQSIAYGILANLSPQYGLYSNIMGCLAYAVFGSVKDVTIAPTSLTAIMVQHVVKELEYGTALLTFLAAVVTISFGALNLGVLVRFISIPVVMGFTFAACLTIGSAQIRSLLGIKTQGKSSDFVTSWTNVFTHLDEVRMADCILGCCSIIVLCSLRLTKDLGEGRWRTFFKYLVLLRNALIVVAGATLAYYLKTDMDDSVFNLTGHVPAGLPVFQMPPFSYTNINGTEYSFADMLSVMRTSIITIPLVTTLEIVSVGKAFSKGKIIDATQEMIALGMSNLVVSFCSPLPAAGSFTRSALNNSSGVRTTMSCAVTAVVLTISLALFTDALYYIPKATLASVVISAMLFMPDYEEIGNIWRSKKMDLIPFLATALACLFYELDYGILVGIGLNCCILLYLMSTPGLSGEEIQLSGLTVLLVKVDQSLAFSSAECLRDWILKRIDQRDHIDVVVIDGQNIHFADTTVAKNFVSIEEDLRIRQIRLMLWRFDAKVAFVFLRMRKELFIPLLRADVQLQDAVARWKHLHYQIPTE, from the exons ATGCAAGATATGTCAAAAGAGGCAGACAGTCAGGTCCAAACAGAAATGCCGCAAGTATCTCGATTGGTCGTGAATCAAAATGACG AGCGTTTTATCAGCTACGACTATCGAGAGTCACCGCCTAGAGAAATGGTGCAATGGCTTCGACGACGGGCAAGAATATTGTTTAACTATTCCATGGTTAAAAAATGTCTACCAGTTCTTTCTTGGTTACCAAAATATCAATGCTCTTATGTGATGTACGATCTAATAGCAGGGATCACCGTTGCATTGACAGCTATACCTCAAAGCATTGCCTACGGAATTTTGGCCAACTTAAGTCCACAGTATGGATTGTACTCCAACATAATGGGTTGCCTTGCATACGCTGTGTTCGGAAGTGTGAAGGACGTTACGATTGCTCCAACATCGCTTACTGCTATAATGGTCCAACATGTAGTGAAGGAACTGGAATATGGCACAGCATTGTTAACATTCCTGGCTGCTGTTGTAACCATCTCATTCGGCGCATTAAATCTAGGAGTTCTTGTTCGTTTCATATCCATACCAGTGGTTATGGGATTTACCTTCGCCGCTTGTTTGACTATCGGGAGTGCCCAAATACGATCTCTACTGGGCATTAAGACGCAAGGAAAAAGCAGTGATTTTGTAACATCATGGACAAATGTATTCACGCATCTAGATGAAGTACGAATGGCAGATTGTATTCTTGGTTGCTGTTCGATTATTGTTCTTTGTTCACTAAGG CTTACAAAAGACTTGGGTGAAGGCAGATGGCGaacttttttcaaatatctgGTATTGTTGCGAAATGCGTTGATCGTGGTGGCAGGAGCTACGCTTGCTTATTATCTTAAAACTGATATGGATGATTCTGTATTCAACTTAACTGGCCACGTGCCGGCTGGATTGCCGGTCTTTCAGATGCCTCCTTTCTCGTACACGAATATAAATGGTACTGAGTACAGCTTTGCGGACATGCTAAGCGTAATGCGAACATCCATCATAACGATTCCTCTGGTAACAACTCTTGAAATTGTGTCGGTCGGAAAAGCCTTTTCCAAAGGAAAAATTATTGACGCGACACAAGAAATGATTGCACTTGGAATGTCGAATTTAGTTGTCTCATTTTGTTCGCCATTGCCAGCAGCAGGTTCCTTTACGCGTTCGGCATTAAACAATAGTAGCGGCGTACGAACAACGATGAGCTGTGCGGTAACAGCGGTAGTGTTGACAATATCATTGGCATTATTCACCGATGCACTATACTACATTCCCAAGGCAACACTCGCGTCGGTCGTCATCTCAGCCATGCTATTTATGCCCGATTACGAAGAAATCGGTAACATTTGGCGTTCGAAGAAGATGGATCTGATTCCCTTTCTGGCAACCGCATTGGCTTGTTTGTTCTACGAGCTAGATTACGGTATTTTGGTAGGAATCGGATTAAATTGTTGCATTCTACTTTATCTGATGTCGACTCCCGGTCTATCAGGCGAAGAAATCCAACTTTCAGGACTTACCGTGCTATTGGTCAAAGTGGATCAATCGCTTGCCTTTTCTTCGGCAGAATGTTTGCGCGATTGGATACTGAAACGCATTGACCAGCGTGATCACATTGATGTAGTTGTGATTGATGgtcaaaatattcattttgcTGACACTACCGTAGCGAAGAATTTCGTCAGTATTGAGGAGGATCTAAGGATACGACAGATTCGTCTTATGTTATGGCGATTCGATGCCAAAGTAGCATTTGTATTTCTGCGCATGCGAAAAGAATTATTTATTCCATTGCTGCGCGCCGATGTGCAACTGCAGGATGCCGTGGCTCGTTGGAAACATCTACACTATCAAATACCAACGGAGTGA
- the LOC1275898 gene encoding zinc finger protein 570 isoform X1, giving the protein MFSNIEKCNMEQTTQTKNSSESELREDVPNDNPETYCRLCFSETNVHPLFPQNGGLIREMTEKIRTCAGIHISVRDDYPAGLCFACLSILDEIHQFQQRSKHCDEIIRTKRGLLEQITVKVEMTEEDGVHFIPPGGGSCTGLGASEDYANDDCLTESSIIAEAITSLNGIGELMGEFHSSTDSTSTPHLLKTELEATSGGKDHRCMVCSKLFPDRETWMIHLGEHADERPYQCIECLAQFREKRSLARHMKAVHEEVRDRQCPYCPKSFKYSHHLRYHIRTHTGEKPYVCEICNDCFSQHIQWKRHMLKHQQIRKPPPPITITPRNIPVEEPKTIKCEFCPRVFSRLQDYRRHQPSHNAHNLNLSSLQHHAQLHHFQQQQQHHPLPQQPTLHQHDLTLQHHQHANHIQHDNVSQQLGTQLPLRE; this is encoded by the exons ATGTTCAGCAATATcgaaaagtgcaatatggagcagacaacgcaaacaaaaaacagttccGAATCCGAACTTCGGGAAGACGT GCCCAACGATAACCCAGAGACCTACTGTCGATTGTGTTTCTCCGAAACCAATGTTCATCCGCTCTTCCCACAGAACGGGGGACTGATACGTGAAATGACCGAAAAGATACGGACCTGCGCCGGTATACATATTAGTGTGCGGGACGACTATCCAGCCGGACTATGTTTTGCGTGCCTGTCGATATTAGATGAGATTCATCAGTTTCAACAACGAAGTAAACATTGTGACGAAATCATTCGTACCAAGCGCGGTCTGCTGGAGCAGATTACAGTGAAAGTAGAAATGACGGAAGAAGATGGTGTACATTTTATCCCCCCTGGCGGAGGAAGCTGCACCGGCCTAGGAGCTAGTGAAGACTACGCAAATGATGATTGTCTTACGGAGAGCAGTATTATTGCAGAAGCTATAACTAGTTTGAATGGAATTGGAGAGCTAATGGGAGAATTTCACAGCAGTACCGACTCGACGTCTACGCCACATTTGTTGAAAACCGAATTAGAGGCTACCAGTGGGGGTAAGGATCACCGTTGCATGGTCTGTAGCAAACTTTTTCCTGACCGTGAGACTTGGATGATCCATTTAGGCGAACATGCGGATGAACGACCATACCAGTGCATTGAATGCTTGGCTCAGTTTCGCGAAAAACGATCACTTGCAAGGCACATGAAGGCAGTCCACGAAGAAGTGCGTGATCGTCAGTGTCCATACTGCCCTAAGTCATTTAAATACAGTCATCATCTGCGGTATCATATACGAACGCACACCGGCGAAAagccgtatgtgtgtgaaatCTGTAACGATTGCTTCTCACAGCATATACAATGGAAACGACATATGTTAAAACATCAGCAAATTCGCAAACCTCCACCACCAATTACTATTACACCTCGAAATATACCAGTAGAGGAaccaaaaacaatcaaatgtgAATTTTGCCCGCGTGTCTTTTCCCGATTGCAAGACTATCGACGACATCAGCCAAGTCACAATGCACACAACCTTAATCTAAGCTCTTTGCAGCACCACGCACAACTTCATCATtttcagcaacagcaacagcatcatccACTGCCGCAACAACCAACTTTGCATCAACATGACTTAACTctgcagcaccatcagcatgCTAACCATATACAGCACGACAACGTTTCACAACAGCTAGGTACGCAATTACCTCTGCGAGAGTAA
- the LOC1275898 gene encoding zinc finger protein 570 isoform X2: MTEKIRTCAGIHISVRDDYPAGLCFACLSILDEIHQFQQRSKHCDEIIRTKRGLLEQITVKVEMTEEDGVHFIPPGGGSCTGLGASEDYANDDCLTESSIIAEAITSLNGIGELMGEFHSSTDSTSTPHLLKTELEATSGGKDHRCMVCSKLFPDRETWMIHLGEHADERPYQCIECLAQFREKRSLARHMKAVHEEVRDRQCPYCPKSFKYSHHLRYHIRTHTGEKPYVCEICNDCFSQHIQWKRHMLKHQQIRKPPPPITITPRNIPVEEPKTIKCEFCPRVFSRLQDYRRHQPSHNAHNLNLSSLQHHAQLHHFQQQQQHHPLPQQPTLHQHDLTLQHHQHANHIQHDNVSQQLGTQLPLRE; this comes from the coding sequence ATGACCGAAAAGATACGGACCTGCGCCGGTATACATATTAGTGTGCGGGACGACTATCCAGCCGGACTATGTTTTGCGTGCCTGTCGATATTAGATGAGATTCATCAGTTTCAACAACGAAGTAAACATTGTGACGAAATCATTCGTACCAAGCGCGGTCTGCTGGAGCAGATTACAGTGAAAGTAGAAATGACGGAAGAAGATGGTGTACATTTTATCCCCCCTGGCGGAGGAAGCTGCACCGGCCTAGGAGCTAGTGAAGACTACGCAAATGATGATTGTCTTACGGAGAGCAGTATTATTGCAGAAGCTATAACTAGTTTGAATGGAATTGGAGAGCTAATGGGAGAATTTCACAGCAGTACCGACTCGACGTCTACGCCACATTTGTTGAAAACCGAATTAGAGGCTACCAGTGGGGGTAAGGATCACCGTTGCATGGTCTGTAGCAAACTTTTTCCTGACCGTGAGACTTGGATGATCCATTTAGGCGAACATGCGGATGAACGACCATACCAGTGCATTGAATGCTTGGCTCAGTTTCGCGAAAAACGATCACTTGCAAGGCACATGAAGGCAGTCCACGAAGAAGTGCGTGATCGTCAGTGTCCATACTGCCCTAAGTCATTTAAATACAGTCATCATCTGCGGTATCATATACGAACGCACACCGGCGAAAagccgtatgtgtgtgaaatCTGTAACGATTGCTTCTCACAGCATATACAATGGAAACGACATATGTTAAAACATCAGCAAATTCGCAAACCTCCACCACCAATTACTATTACACCTCGAAATATACCAGTAGAGGAaccaaaaacaatcaaatgtgAATTTTGCCCGCGTGTCTTTTCCCGATTGCAAGACTATCGACGACATCAGCCAAGTCACAATGCACACAACCTTAATCTAAGCTCTTTGCAGCACCACGCACAACTTCATCATtttcagcaacagcaacagcatcatccACTGCCGCAACAACCAACTTTGCATCAACATGACTTAACTctgcagcaccatcagcatgCTAACCATATACAGCACGACAACGTTTCACAACAGCTAGGTACGCAATTACCTCTGCGAGAGTAA